In Paraburkholderia sp. PGU19, a single window of DNA contains:
- a CDS encoding carbamoyltransferase — MSRYILGVSAFYHDSAAAVLKDGLIVAAAQEERFSRKKHDPRFPRGAINYCLEEAEIDGGDLAAIAFYDDPALTADRIIRSSIAFAPESEAFFTRAIGSFFSVKPYFKDLVKEMLNCEVPIYFARHHYSHAASAFFPSPFEEAAVLCVDGVGEWSTTSLGIGHASEIEILKEIRYPHSLGLLYSAFTFFCGFKVNSGEYKLMGLAPYGKPIYAETIRERLIDIKDDGSFRLNLEFFDFHRGLTLTDERFDQLFDGPPRVPESRITMREMDLAASIQAVTEEVMLKMSRTLRAMTGAANLCLAGGVALNCVANGKILRAGIFDDIWIQPAAGDAGGAIGAAYLADFYMLGGTRPKHDGAGDAQHGSFLGPDFSDDEILTFLSQSGATYHPLDNLDTGAATIASLLAEQKIVGMFAGRMEFGPRALGSRSILGDPRAATTQSRMNLKIKFRESFRPFAPIILEDKATDYFELDSNSPYMLIVAPLRTEHRRMPEPSSDPEDMLQIVNAVRSTVPAITHIDYSARIQTVEKDANPRMFSLLQAFQALTGCPLLVNTSFNVRGEPIVCTPEDAYRCFMRTDIDVLVMGNYILYRDEQTPIDSDDSWKKEYQLD; from the coding sequence ATGTCCAGATACATACTTGGCGTTTCCGCCTTCTATCACGACTCGGCCGCGGCGGTACTGAAAGATGGATTGATCGTCGCTGCGGCACAGGAAGAGCGATTCAGTAGGAAAAAGCACGACCCTCGCTTCCCGCGTGGCGCGATCAACTACTGTCTTGAGGAGGCGGAGATCGATGGCGGGGACCTGGCGGCAATTGCGTTCTATGACGATCCTGCGTTGACGGCGGATCGGATCATACGGTCGTCGATCGCATTTGCGCCTGAGTCGGAAGCGTTCTTCACCCGTGCGATTGGCTCTTTCTTCAGCGTCAAGCCCTATTTCAAGGATCTTGTCAAGGAGATGTTGAACTGCGAGGTACCTATCTACTTCGCGCGTCATCACTATTCACACGCAGCATCAGCGTTTTTCCCGTCGCCGTTTGAGGAAGCTGCGGTGCTGTGCGTCGATGGCGTTGGAGAGTGGTCGACGACGAGCCTGGGAATCGGACACGCCAGCGAGATCGAAATTCTCAAGGAAATCCGTTATCCACATTCGCTTGGTCTGCTGTACAGCGCGTTCACGTTCTTCTGCGGCTTCAAGGTCAACAGCGGCGAGTACAAGCTGATGGGCCTTGCGCCCTATGGCAAGCCCATCTATGCAGAGACGATCAGGGAGCGCCTGATCGACATCAAGGACGACGGCTCGTTCCGCCTCAATCTCGAGTTCTTCGATTTTCATCGTGGGCTGACACTTACGGACGAGCGCTTCGACCAACTGTTCGATGGGCCACCGCGTGTGCCTGAGTCGAGAATCACAATGCGCGAGATGGACCTCGCTGCATCCATTCAGGCGGTGACGGAAGAAGTCATGCTCAAGATGTCGCGTACCTTGCGCGCTATGACGGGTGCGGCCAACCTGTGTCTTGCAGGGGGCGTTGCGTTGAATTGCGTGGCGAACGGCAAGATTCTGCGTGCGGGGATCTTCGATGACATCTGGATCCAACCGGCAGCGGGCGACGCGGGCGGCGCGATCGGTGCAGCGTATCTAGCCGACTTCTACATGCTTGGCGGTACCCGCCCGAAGCACGATGGCGCCGGAGACGCACAACATGGAAGCTTTCTCGGCCCGGACTTCAGCGACGACGAGATCCTCACGTTCCTGTCGCAGTCGGGCGCCACGTATCATCCGTTGGACAATCTCGACACAGGCGCGGCGACTATCGCCTCCTTGCTCGCGGAACAAAAAATCGTCGGAATGTTTGCGGGTCGTATGGAGTTCGGTCCGCGGGCACTCGGCAGCCGCTCGATTCTCGGCGATCCGCGTGCGGCGACGACGCAGTCGCGCATGAACCTTAAAATCAAGTTTCGAGAGTCGTTCCGGCCATTCGCACCGATCATTCTGGAAGACAAAGCGACCGACTACTTTGAGCTTGATTCAAACAGCCCCTACATGCTTATCGTCGCGCCCTTGCGGACGGAGCACCGTCGGATGCCAGAGCCATCGTCTGATCCTGAAGACATGCTGCAAATCGTCAATGCGGTGCGGAGTACCGTCCCGGCGATTACTCACATCGACTATAGCGCGCGGATCCAGACAGTGGAGAAGGACGCGAACCCGAGGATGTTCTCTTTGCTGCAGGCATTCCAGGCGCTGACAGGGTGCCCACTGCTTGTCAACACCTCGTTCAATGTCCGGGGTGAGCCAATCGTCTGCACGCCAGAAGACGCCTATCGATGTTTTATGCGCACGGATATCGATGTGCTCGTGATGGGCAACTACATCCTCTACCGCGACGAACAGACGCCGATCGATTCGGACGACTCTTGGAAAAAGGAGTACCAACTTGACTAA
- a CDS encoding CreA family protein, which produces MTRCLLFLSSAATALALFLSAPAHGEQLARIATHSQRYGGQIEISAYDDPLLKGVTCYVSRSHDENALGGNSQPPRAPDAEVSCHQAGKLITPTQVPKQAQVFDESVDPIFRVLHVFRILDPSRLTVLYFSYTESELAGDLPGHVDVITLPVRGR; this is translated from the coding sequence ATGACCCGTTGCCTTCTATTTCTTTCAAGTGCGGCAACTGCGCTTGCCCTTTTCCTATCCGCACCCGCTCACGGCGAACAATTGGCGAGAATCGCGACCCATTCACAGCGCTACGGTGGGCAAATCGAAATATCCGCGTATGACGATCCCCTTTTGAAGGGCGTCACCTGCTACGTTTCCAGATCACACGACGAAAATGCCTTGGGTGGCAACTCACAGCCGCCGCGCGCACCTGACGCTGAGGTTTCCTGCCATCAAGCAGGCAAGCTGATTACGCCGACCCAAGTCCCCAAACAAGCGCAGGTGTTCGACGAATCCGTGGATCCGATTTTCAGGGTCCTTCACGTGTTCCGGATTCTCGATCCGAGCCGGCTAACGGTGCTGTATTTTAGTTACACGGAAAGTGAACTTGCAGGGGACCTGCCCGGCCATGTTGACGTGATTACGCTGCCGGTGCGTGGAAGGTAA